In Mustela lutreola isolate mMusLut2 chromosome 1, mMusLut2.pri, whole genome shotgun sequence, one genomic interval encodes:
- the TUB gene encoding tubby protein homolog isoform X4 has translation MEGVSSHRTLSYSRWSYDSVLDDEGSNLRQQKLDRQRALLEQKQKKKRQEPLMVQANADGRPRSRRARQSEEQAPLVESYLSSSGSTSYQVQEADSLTSAQLGAARPTAPASAKRTKAATAAGGQGGASRKEKKGKHKGVSSSMSFEEEEEDEDENSSSSSQLNSNTRPSSATSRKSVREAASAPSPTAPEPSADVEVQDLEEFALRPAPQGITIKCRITRDKKGMDRGMYPTYFLHLDREDGKKVFLLAGRKRKKSKTSNYLISVDPTDLSRGGDSYIGKLRSNLMGTKFTVYDNGVNPQKASSSTLESGALRQELAAVCYETNVLGFKGPRKMSVIVPGMNMVHERVSIRPRNEHETLLARWQNKNTESIIELQNKTPVWNDDTQSYVLNFHGRVTQASVKNFQIIHGNDPDYIVMQFGRVAEDVFTMDYNYPLCALQAFAIALSSFDSKLACE, from the exons TGTCTTAGATGATGAGGGCAGCAACCTGAGGCAGCAGAAGCTAGACCGGCAG CGGGCCCTGCtggagcagaagcagaagaagaagcgTCAGGAGCCCCTGATGGTACAGGCCAACGCGGACGGGCGGCCCCGGAGCCGGCGGGCCCGGCAGTCAGAGGAGCAGGCGCCGCTGGTGGAGTCCTACCTCAGCAGCAGTGGCAGCACCAGCTACCAAG TTCAAGAGGCCGACTCACTCACCAGTGCGCAGCTGGGAGCTGCCCGACCAACAGCACCAGCCTCAGCCAAGAGAACCAAGGCAGCCACTGCAGCGGGGGGCCAGGGCGGGGCCtctaggaaggaaaagaaggggaagcaCAAAG GGGTCTCCAGCAGCATGAGCtttgaagaggaagaggaggatgaggaTGAAAATAGCTCCAGCTCCTCCCAGCTAAACAGCAACACCCGGCCCAGCTCCGCTACCAGCCGGAAGTCCGTCAGG GAGGCAGCCTCAGCCCCCAGCCCGACAGCCCCAGAACCCTCGGCGGATGTTGAGGTCCAGGATCTTGAGGAGTTTGCACTGAGGCCGGCCCCCCAGGGTATCACCATCAAGTGCCGCATCACGCGGGACAAGAAGGGGATGGACCGGGGCATGTACCCCACCTACTTTTTGCACCTGGACCGTGAGGATGGGAAGAAG GTATTCCTCTTGgcgggaaggaagagaaagaagagtaaaaCTTCCAATTACCTCATCTCTGTGGACCCAACAGACTTGTCTCGAGGAGGGGACAGCTACATCGGGAAACTGCG GTCCAACCTCATGGGCACGAAGTTCACCGTTTATGACAATGGAGTCAACCCTCAGAAGGCATCATCCTCTACTTTGGAAAGTGGAGCCTTGCGTCAGGAGTTGGCAGCGGTGTGCTAT gaGACAAATGTCTTAGGTTTCAAGGGGCCTCGAAAGATGAGTGTGATTGTCCCAGGCATGAACATGGTTCACGAGAGAGTCTCCATCCGGCCGCGAAAC GAGCATGAGACGCTGCTCGCACGCTGGCAGAACAAGAACACGGAGAGTATCATTGAGCTTCAAAACAAGACCCCTGTCTGGAATGACGACACCCAGTCCTACGTACTCAACTTCCATGGGCGCGTCACACAGGCCTCTGTGAAGAACTTCCAGATCATCCATGGCAATGACC CGGACTACATCGTGATGCAGTTTGGCCGTGTGGCAGAGGATGTGTTCACCATGGATTACAACTACCCACTGTGCGCGCTGCAGGCCTTTGCCATCGCCCTGTCCAGCTTTGACAGCAAGCTGGCCTGCGAGTAG
- the TUB gene encoding tubby protein homolog isoform X1 — protein sequence MEGVSSHRTLSYSRWSYDSVLDDEGSNLRQQKLDRQRALLEQKQKKKRQEPLMVQANADGRPRSRRARQSEEQAPLVESYLSSSGSTSYQVQEADSLTSAQLGAARPTAPASAKRTKAATAAGGQGGASRKEKKGKHKGTSGPAALAEDKSEAQDPVRILTVGQSDHAQDAGETAAGGGAQPSGQDLRATMQRKGVSSSMSFEEEEEDEDENSSSSSQLNSNTRPSSATSRKSVREAASAPSPTAPEPSADVEVQDLEEFALRPAPQGITIKCRITRDKKGMDRGMYPTYFLHLDREDGKKVFLLAGRKRKKSKTSNYLISVDPTDLSRGGDSYIGKLRSNLMGTKFTVYDNGVNPQKASSSTLESGALRQELAAVCYETNVLGFKGPRKMSVIVPGMNMVHERVSIRPRNEHETLLARWQNKNTESIIELQNKTPVWNDDTQSYVLNFHGRVTQASVKNFQIIHGNDPDYIVMQFGRVAEDVFTMDYNYPLCALQAFAIALSSFDSKLACE from the exons TGTCTTAGATGATGAGGGCAGCAACCTGAGGCAGCAGAAGCTAGACCGGCAG CGGGCCCTGCtggagcagaagcagaagaagaagcgTCAGGAGCCCCTGATGGTACAGGCCAACGCGGACGGGCGGCCCCGGAGCCGGCGGGCCCGGCAGTCAGAGGAGCAGGCGCCGCTGGTGGAGTCCTACCTCAGCAGCAGTGGCAGCACCAGCTACCAAG TTCAAGAGGCCGACTCACTCACCAGTGCGCAGCTGGGAGCTGCCCGACCAACAGCACCAGCCTCAGCCAAGAGAACCAAGGCAGCCACTGCAGCGGGGGGCCAGGGCGGGGCCtctaggaaggaaaagaaggggaagcaCAAAG GCACCAGCGGGCCAGCAGCACTGGCAGAAGACAAGTCTGAGGCCCAAGACCCGGTGCGGATCCTGACTGTGGGCCAGTCAGACCACGCTCAGGACGCGGGGGAGACGGCAGCCGGCGGGGGCGCACAGCCCAGCGGGCAGGACCTCCGTGCCACGATGCAGAGGAAGG GGGTCTCCAGCAGCATGAGCtttgaagaggaagaggaggatgaggaTGAAAATAGCTCCAGCTCCTCCCAGCTAAACAGCAACACCCGGCCCAGCTCCGCTACCAGCCGGAAGTCCGTCAGG GAGGCAGCCTCAGCCCCCAGCCCGACAGCCCCAGAACCCTCGGCGGATGTTGAGGTCCAGGATCTTGAGGAGTTTGCACTGAGGCCGGCCCCCCAGGGTATCACCATCAAGTGCCGCATCACGCGGGACAAGAAGGGGATGGACCGGGGCATGTACCCCACCTACTTTTTGCACCTGGACCGTGAGGATGGGAAGAAG GTATTCCTCTTGgcgggaaggaagagaaagaagagtaaaaCTTCCAATTACCTCATCTCTGTGGACCCAACAGACTTGTCTCGAGGAGGGGACAGCTACATCGGGAAACTGCG GTCCAACCTCATGGGCACGAAGTTCACCGTTTATGACAATGGAGTCAACCCTCAGAAGGCATCATCCTCTACTTTGGAAAGTGGAGCCTTGCGTCAGGAGTTGGCAGCGGTGTGCTAT gaGACAAATGTCTTAGGTTTCAAGGGGCCTCGAAAGATGAGTGTGATTGTCCCAGGCATGAACATGGTTCACGAGAGAGTCTCCATCCGGCCGCGAAAC GAGCATGAGACGCTGCTCGCACGCTGGCAGAACAAGAACACGGAGAGTATCATTGAGCTTCAAAACAAGACCCCTGTCTGGAATGACGACACCCAGTCCTACGTACTCAACTTCCATGGGCGCGTCACACAGGCCTCTGTGAAGAACTTCCAGATCATCCATGGCAATGACC CGGACTACATCGTGATGCAGTTTGGCCGTGTGGCAGAGGATGTGTTCACCATGGATTACAACTACCCACTGTGCGCGCTGCAGGCCTTTGCCATCGCCCTGTCCAGCTTTGACAGCAAGCTGGCCTGCGAGTAG
- the TUB gene encoding tubby protein homolog isoform X2, whose protein sequence is MTSKPHSDWIPYSVLDDEGSNLRQQKLDRQRALLEQKQKKKRQEPLMVQANADGRPRSRRARQSEEQAPLVESYLSSSGSTSYQVQEADSLTSAQLGAARPTAPASAKRTKAATAAGGQGGASRKEKKGKHKGTSGPAALAEDKSEAQDPVRILTVGQSDHAQDAGETAAGGGAQPSGQDLRATMQRKGVSSSMSFEEEEEDEDENSSSSSQLNSNTRPSSATSRKSVREAASAPSPTAPEPSADVEVQDLEEFALRPAPQGITIKCRITRDKKGMDRGMYPTYFLHLDREDGKKVFLLAGRKRKKSKTSNYLISVDPTDLSRGGDSYIGKLRSNLMGTKFTVYDNGVNPQKASSSTLESGALRQELAAVCYETNVLGFKGPRKMSVIVPGMNMVHERVSIRPRNEHETLLARWQNKNTESIIELQNKTPVWNDDTQSYVLNFHGRVTQASVKNFQIIHGNDPDYIVMQFGRVAEDVFTMDYNYPLCALQAFAIALSSFDSKLACE, encoded by the exons TGTCTTAGATGATGAGGGCAGCAACCTGAGGCAGCAGAAGCTAGACCGGCAG CGGGCCCTGCtggagcagaagcagaagaagaagcgTCAGGAGCCCCTGATGGTACAGGCCAACGCGGACGGGCGGCCCCGGAGCCGGCGGGCCCGGCAGTCAGAGGAGCAGGCGCCGCTGGTGGAGTCCTACCTCAGCAGCAGTGGCAGCACCAGCTACCAAG TTCAAGAGGCCGACTCACTCACCAGTGCGCAGCTGGGAGCTGCCCGACCAACAGCACCAGCCTCAGCCAAGAGAACCAAGGCAGCCACTGCAGCGGGGGGCCAGGGCGGGGCCtctaggaaggaaaagaaggggaagcaCAAAG GCACCAGCGGGCCAGCAGCACTGGCAGAAGACAAGTCTGAGGCCCAAGACCCGGTGCGGATCCTGACTGTGGGCCAGTCAGACCACGCTCAGGACGCGGGGGAGACGGCAGCCGGCGGGGGCGCACAGCCCAGCGGGCAGGACCTCCGTGCCACGATGCAGAGGAAGG GGGTCTCCAGCAGCATGAGCtttgaagaggaagaggaggatgaggaTGAAAATAGCTCCAGCTCCTCCCAGCTAAACAGCAACACCCGGCCCAGCTCCGCTACCAGCCGGAAGTCCGTCAGG GAGGCAGCCTCAGCCCCCAGCCCGACAGCCCCAGAACCCTCGGCGGATGTTGAGGTCCAGGATCTTGAGGAGTTTGCACTGAGGCCGGCCCCCCAGGGTATCACCATCAAGTGCCGCATCACGCGGGACAAGAAGGGGATGGACCGGGGCATGTACCCCACCTACTTTTTGCACCTGGACCGTGAGGATGGGAAGAAG GTATTCCTCTTGgcgggaaggaagagaaagaagagtaaaaCTTCCAATTACCTCATCTCTGTGGACCCAACAGACTTGTCTCGAGGAGGGGACAGCTACATCGGGAAACTGCG GTCCAACCTCATGGGCACGAAGTTCACCGTTTATGACAATGGAGTCAACCCTCAGAAGGCATCATCCTCTACTTTGGAAAGTGGAGCCTTGCGTCAGGAGTTGGCAGCGGTGTGCTAT gaGACAAATGTCTTAGGTTTCAAGGGGCCTCGAAAGATGAGTGTGATTGTCCCAGGCATGAACATGGTTCACGAGAGAGTCTCCATCCGGCCGCGAAAC GAGCATGAGACGCTGCTCGCACGCTGGCAGAACAAGAACACGGAGAGTATCATTGAGCTTCAAAACAAGACCCCTGTCTGGAATGACGACACCCAGTCCTACGTACTCAACTTCCATGGGCGCGTCACACAGGCCTCTGTGAAGAACTTCCAGATCATCCATGGCAATGACC CGGACTACATCGTGATGCAGTTTGGCCGTGTGGCAGAGGATGTGTTCACCATGGATTACAACTACCCACTGTGCGCGCTGCAGGCCTTTGCCATCGCCCTGTCCAGCTTTGACAGCAAGCTGGCCTGCGAGTAG
- the TUB gene encoding tubby protein homolog isoform X3, with amino-acid sequence MEGVSSHRTLSYSRWSYDSVLDDEGSNLRQQKLDRQRALLEQKQKKKRQEPLMVQANADGRPRSRRARQSEEQAPLVESYLSSSGSTSYQGTSGPAALAEDKSEAQDPVRILTVGQSDHAQDAGETAAGGGAQPSGQDLRATMQRKGVSSSMSFEEEEEDEDENSSSSSQLNSNTRPSSATSRKSVREAASAPSPTAPEPSADVEVQDLEEFALRPAPQGITIKCRITRDKKGMDRGMYPTYFLHLDREDGKKVFLLAGRKRKKSKTSNYLISVDPTDLSRGGDSYIGKLRSNLMGTKFTVYDNGVNPQKASSSTLESGALRQELAAVCYETNVLGFKGPRKMSVIVPGMNMVHERVSIRPRNEHETLLARWQNKNTESIIELQNKTPVWNDDTQSYVLNFHGRVTQASVKNFQIIHGNDPDYIVMQFGRVAEDVFTMDYNYPLCALQAFAIALSSFDSKLACE; translated from the exons TGTCTTAGATGATGAGGGCAGCAACCTGAGGCAGCAGAAGCTAGACCGGCAG CGGGCCCTGCtggagcagaagcagaagaagaagcgTCAGGAGCCCCTGATGGTACAGGCCAACGCGGACGGGCGGCCCCGGAGCCGGCGGGCCCGGCAGTCAGAGGAGCAGGCGCCGCTGGTGGAGTCCTACCTCAGCAGCAGTGGCAGCACCAGCTACCAAG GCACCAGCGGGCCAGCAGCACTGGCAGAAGACAAGTCTGAGGCCCAAGACCCGGTGCGGATCCTGACTGTGGGCCAGTCAGACCACGCTCAGGACGCGGGGGAGACGGCAGCCGGCGGGGGCGCACAGCCCAGCGGGCAGGACCTCCGTGCCACGATGCAGAGGAAGG GGGTCTCCAGCAGCATGAGCtttgaagaggaagaggaggatgaggaTGAAAATAGCTCCAGCTCCTCCCAGCTAAACAGCAACACCCGGCCCAGCTCCGCTACCAGCCGGAAGTCCGTCAGG GAGGCAGCCTCAGCCCCCAGCCCGACAGCCCCAGAACCCTCGGCGGATGTTGAGGTCCAGGATCTTGAGGAGTTTGCACTGAGGCCGGCCCCCCAGGGTATCACCATCAAGTGCCGCATCACGCGGGACAAGAAGGGGATGGACCGGGGCATGTACCCCACCTACTTTTTGCACCTGGACCGTGAGGATGGGAAGAAG GTATTCCTCTTGgcgggaaggaagagaaagaagagtaaaaCTTCCAATTACCTCATCTCTGTGGACCCAACAGACTTGTCTCGAGGAGGGGACAGCTACATCGGGAAACTGCG GTCCAACCTCATGGGCACGAAGTTCACCGTTTATGACAATGGAGTCAACCCTCAGAAGGCATCATCCTCTACTTTGGAAAGTGGAGCCTTGCGTCAGGAGTTGGCAGCGGTGTGCTAT gaGACAAATGTCTTAGGTTTCAAGGGGCCTCGAAAGATGAGTGTGATTGTCCCAGGCATGAACATGGTTCACGAGAGAGTCTCCATCCGGCCGCGAAAC GAGCATGAGACGCTGCTCGCACGCTGGCAGAACAAGAACACGGAGAGTATCATTGAGCTTCAAAACAAGACCCCTGTCTGGAATGACGACACCCAGTCCTACGTACTCAACTTCCATGGGCGCGTCACACAGGCCTCTGTGAAGAACTTCCAGATCATCCATGGCAATGACC CGGACTACATCGTGATGCAGTTTGGCCGTGTGGCAGAGGATGTGTTCACCATGGATTACAACTACCCACTGTGCGCGCTGCAGGCCTTTGCCATCGCCCTGTCCAGCTTTGACAGCAAGCTGGCCTGCGAGTAG